In Caballeronia sp. Lep1P3, a single genomic region encodes these proteins:
- a CDS encoding SDR family oxidoreductase, with product MQKVLAGQIALVTGASSGIGAGVAKALAEAGAHVAINYHSHAEPAEKLAGEISALGGEAFPVGADVSDENAIDAMFDAVVKRYGTVDIVVANSGLQQDARFADMTLAQWRKVIDTNLTGQFLTAQRAVREFVRRGPRPVSKALGKIIAMSSVHEVIPWAGHVNYAASKGGIQMLMKSLAQEVAPQRIRVNSIAPGAIRTPINKDAWDTQEALDRLLTLVPYGRIGEVEDIGRAAVWLASDESDYVVGTTLFVDGGMTLYPGFADNG from the coding sequence ATGCAAAAAGTTCTCGCAGGGCAGATCGCGCTCGTGACGGGCGCGAGTTCGGGCATCGGTGCGGGCGTGGCGAAGGCGCTCGCGGAAGCCGGCGCGCACGTCGCCATCAACTATCACTCACACGCGGAGCCGGCTGAAAAACTCGCCGGCGAAATCTCCGCGCTCGGCGGCGAAGCCTTTCCAGTCGGCGCCGACGTGTCCGACGAGAACGCCATCGACGCCATGTTCGACGCCGTCGTGAAACGCTACGGCACCGTGGATATCGTCGTCGCGAACTCGGGGCTGCAGCAGGACGCGCGCTTTGCCGACATGACGCTCGCGCAGTGGCGTAAAGTGATCGACACCAATCTGACCGGCCAATTCCTCACGGCGCAACGTGCCGTGCGCGAATTCGTGCGGCGCGGACCGCGGCCGGTGTCGAAGGCGCTCGGGAAAATCATCGCGATGAGTTCGGTGCACGAAGTGATTCCGTGGGCGGGACATGTGAACTACGCGGCGTCCAAAGGCGGCATCCAGATGCTGATGAAGTCGCTCGCGCAGGAAGTCGCGCCCCAGCGCATCCGCGTCAATTCGATTGCGCCGGGCGCGATCCGCACGCCGATCAACAAGGACGCGTGGGACACGCAGGAAGCGCTCGACCGGCTTCTGACGCTCGTGCCGTATGGACGCATCGGCGAAGTCGAGGACATCGGCCGCGCGGCGGTGTGGCTCGCCTCCGACGAGAGCGATTACGTCGTCGGCACGACGCTTTTCGTCGATGGCGGCATGACGCTCTATCCGGGGTTCGCGGACAACGGCTGA
- the glgC gene encoding glucose-1-phosphate adenylyltransferase translates to METPSKNRTDLQKSTLAIVLAGGRGTRLGPLTDKRVKPAVHFGGKYRIIDFALSNCLNSGIRRIAVVTQYKAHSLIRHLQRGWGFLRGEFNEFIDIWPAQQRVDSSWYRGTADAVYQNLDIVRSIGPEFVIVLAGDHVYKMDYTRMVLDHVESGADCTVGCIEVPRMDAVAFGVMHVDENRRVTAFLEKPADPPPMPGKPDVALASMGIYVFSAKYLYEMLQENIETSNTDHDFGKDIIPRVVMSGKAIAHPFGMSCVTSDADPNAPAYWRDVGTVDAYWAANLDLASTIPQLDLYDRQWPIWTNQEQLPPGKFVRDLNGQQGAITNLLVCGGCVISGSQVSKSVFSSAVRVHSFCNINEAVLLPQVTVGPSCRLQRVVVDRGCTVPEGLVIGEDPDDDAARFFRTESGVTLVTREALARLAER, encoded by the coding sequence ATGGAGACGCCGTCCAAGAATCGCACCGATTTGCAGAAGTCGACCCTCGCAATCGTCCTCGCCGGCGGGCGCGGCACGCGTCTCGGGCCGCTCACGGACAAGCGGGTCAAACCCGCCGTCCACTTCGGCGGCAAGTACCGCATCATCGATTTCGCGCTGTCCAATTGCCTCAATTCCGGCATCCGCCGCATCGCCGTCGTCACGCAATACAAGGCGCACTCGCTGATTCGCCATCTCCAGCGCGGCTGGGGTTTTCTGCGCGGCGAGTTCAACGAGTTCATCGATATCTGGCCGGCGCAGCAGCGCGTCGATTCGAGCTGGTATCGCGGCACGGCGGACGCCGTGTATCAAAACCTCGATATCGTGCGCTCCATCGGGCCGGAGTTCGTCATCGTGCTGGCGGGCGATCACGTCTACAAGATGGACTACACGCGCATGGTGCTCGACCACGTCGAGAGCGGCGCGGACTGCACGGTCGGCTGCATCGAAGTGCCGCGCATGGACGCGGTCGCGTTCGGCGTGATGCACGTCGACGAGAATCGCCGCGTCACTGCGTTTCTCGAGAAGCCCGCCGATCCGCCACCGATGCCCGGCAAGCCCGATGTCGCGCTCGCGAGCATGGGCATTTACGTGTTCAGCGCGAAGTATCTGTACGAGATGCTTCAGGAGAACATCGAGACGTCGAACACGGACCACGATTTCGGCAAGGACATCATTCCGCGCGTAGTGATGAGCGGAAAGGCGATCGCGCATCCGTTCGGCATGTCGTGCGTCACCTCCGACGCCGATCCGAACGCGCCCGCTTACTGGCGCGACGTCGGCACGGTGGACGCGTATTGGGCCGCGAACCTCGATCTCGCCTCGACGATTCCGCAACTCGATCTTTACGACCGCCAGTGGCCGATCTGGACCAACCAGGAGCAATTGCCGCCCGGCAAGTTCGTGCGCGACCTCAACGGTCAGCAAGGCGCGATCACCAATCTGCTCGTCTGCGGCGGCTGCGTGATTTCCGGCTCGCAAGTGTCGAAGTCGGTGTTTTCGTCGGCCGTGCGCGTGCACTCGTTCTGTAACATCAATGAGGCAGTCTTGTTGCCTCAGGTGACGGTCGGGCCGAGTTGCCGCCTGCAGCGCGTCGTCGTGGACCGCGGCTGCACGGTGCCGGAAGGTCTCGTGATCGGCGAGGATCCCGACGACGACGCCGCGCGGTTCTTCCGCACCGAGTCGGGCGTCACGCTCGTCACGCGCGAAGCGCTCGCGCGGCTCGCCGAACGTTAG
- a CDS encoding shikimate dehydrogenase, translated as MTQDTSLSASLDAGLSGATRVYFIVGDPIAQVRSPSGVTAAMRAAGRDAIVVPAHVAPADLDAFFAGISAMRNVDGVIITVPHKFSATQYCRTLAAESAFLGATNMLRRNADGTWHGGMSDGVGMVAALRDAGCEPSGKRALLIGAGGAGSAIGHALIGAGVASLAIRDVDAARTDALASRLASLGRGTVAVADDAGAQTYDIVVNASPAGMRPDDALPIDVSRLAPATFVGDVVTKPPVTPFIEAARARGCPTVTGTQMFGRVRDAMVAYLLEA; from the coding sequence ATGACGCAGGACACTTCCTTATCCGCATCGCTCGATGCGGGCTTGAGCGGCGCAACGCGCGTCTATTTCATCGTCGGCGACCCTATTGCGCAGGTGCGCTCTCCGTCGGGCGTGACTGCGGCGATGCGCGCCGCCGGGCGCGACGCGATCGTCGTTCCGGCGCACGTCGCGCCCGCCGATCTCGATGCGTTCTTCGCGGGCATTTCGGCGATGCGCAATGTCGATGGCGTCATCATCACCGTGCCGCACAAGTTCAGCGCGACGCAGTATTGCCGCACGCTAGCCGCCGAATCGGCGTTCCTCGGCGCGACCAACATGCTCAGGCGAAACGCGGACGGCACATGGCACGGCGGCATGTCGGATGGCGTCGGCATGGTTGCCGCACTGCGCGACGCGGGCTGCGAGCCATCGGGGAAGCGCGCGTTGCTTATCGGTGCGGGCGGAGCGGGGTCGGCCATCGGTCATGCGCTGATCGGCGCGGGCGTGGCCTCGCTCGCAATCCGCGACGTCGATGCCGCGCGCACCGACGCCCTCGCCTCTCGCCTTGCGTCGCTGGGACGCGGGACCGTTGCCGTCGCGGACGATGCCGGCGCGCAGACCTACGACATCGTCGTGAATGCGTCTCCAGCGGGAATGCGGCCGGACGATGCGTTGCCGATCGACGTATCGCGGCTTGCGCCTGCCACGTTCGTCGGCGATGTCGTCACCAAGCCGCCGGTCACGCCTTTCATCGAAGCCGCGCGTGCGCGTGGTTGTCCAACCGTCACCGGAACGCAGATGTTCGGCCGCGTCCGTGACGCGATGGTCGCCTATCTGCTCGAAGCGTGA
- the pdxY gene encoding pyridoxal kinase PdxY — translation MNNVLSIQSHVVFGHAGNSAAVFPMRRLGVNVWPLNTVQFSNHTQYGRWTGSVVDAEELQNVIEGIGAIGVLARCNAVLSGYLGATEQGRAVVEIVKMVKAVNPRALYFCDPVMGAAGGCIVAPGIEDFLVTTMPEIADAIMPNHTELERLVGRTIETVEEAVDACREVIARGPRTVLVKHLLDRNSRADTFNMLAVSAGEAWFAQRPLYPFARQPVGVGDLTSAVFVARTLLGDSLRTALEHTLAAVNAVVKTTYDAGRYELEIVASQDEIAKPTDRFPAIRVMGTEPVKAR, via the coding sequence ATGAACAATGTCCTGAGTATCCAGTCGCATGTCGTATTCGGACATGCGGGCAACAGCGCGGCGGTCTTTCCCATGCGGCGGCTCGGCGTCAACGTCTGGCCGCTCAATACGGTGCAGTTCTCGAACCATACGCAATACGGCCGCTGGACCGGCAGCGTGGTCGATGCAGAGGAATTGCAGAACGTCATCGAAGGCATCGGCGCCATCGGCGTGCTCGCGCGTTGCAACGCCGTGCTCTCCGGCTATCTCGGCGCGACGGAGCAGGGGCGCGCCGTCGTCGAAATCGTGAAGATGGTGAAGGCGGTCAACCCGCGCGCACTTTATTTCTGCGATCCGGTGATGGGCGCAGCCGGCGGATGCATCGTCGCGCCCGGCATCGAAGACTTCCTCGTTACGACGATGCCCGAAATCGCCGACGCGATCATGCCGAATCACACCGAGCTTGAGAGGCTCGTTGGCCGCACGATCGAGACCGTCGAAGAAGCCGTCGATGCATGCCGCGAAGTGATCGCGCGCGGGCCGCGCACGGTGCTCGTCAAACATCTGCTGGATCGCAACAGCCGCGCCGATACGTTCAACATGCTCGCCGTGAGCGCCGGCGAAGCGTGGTTCGCGCAGCGGCCGCTTTATCCGTTCGCGCGTCAGCCGGTGGGCGTCGGCGACCTGACGAGCGCGGTCTTCGTCGCGCGCACGCTGCTCGGCGACTCTCTGCGCACCGCGCTAGAACATACGCTCGCGGCCGTGAACGCGGTCGTCAAGACCACTTACGATGCCGGCCGCTACGAGCTGGAGATCGTCGCTTCGCAGGACGAGATCGCGAAGCCGACCGACCGCTTTCCGGCCATCCGCGTGATGGGCACCGAACCGGTGAAGGCGCGCTGA
- a CDS encoding Gfo/Idh/MocA family protein, with protein MSKKRLAVAGAGAIGRMHVERARLHPDCEVVAVADPSSEARAWVEAQGVRWFATVEAMLDAAQPDGVIVATPNATHLEAGRTCIAHGITLLVEKPITDCVVQARELVDAARDANVPLMVGHQRRHSPILKRARDIVRSGRLGQPVSASALATFYKPAAYFDVDWRRKPGGGPVLINLIHDIDMMRFLLGEIVEVQALTSNKVRGFDVEDTAAVLLRFENGALGTLTVSDCAVSPWNWDLAAGEAAHYPRQNVNTHFLSGTDASLSLPLLEIWDYRGGKGWHDPLTVERTAPHFGDPYHEQLRHFAAVIDGKEAPLCSGDDGARTLAVTLAVHRSALERHSVAPEY; from the coding sequence ATGAGCAAGAAACGCTTGGCAGTTGCCGGGGCAGGCGCCATCGGACGCATGCACGTCGAACGCGCGCGGCTTCATCCCGACTGCGAAGTCGTCGCGGTGGCGGACCCGTCGTCGGAGGCGCGGGCGTGGGTCGAAGCGCAGGGCGTGCGCTGGTTCGCGACCGTTGAAGCAATGCTCGACGCCGCGCAACCGGATGGCGTTATCGTCGCCACGCCCAACGCGACGCATCTCGAAGCGGGGCGCACTTGCATCGCGCACGGAATTACGCTGCTCGTCGAGAAGCCGATTACGGATTGCGTCGTGCAGGCTCGCGAGCTCGTCGATGCCGCGCGGGATGCGAACGTGCCGCTGATGGTCGGTCATCAACGGCGGCATAGCCCGATTCTCAAGCGCGCCAGAGACATCGTTCGAAGCGGGCGACTCGGCCAGCCCGTTTCGGCGAGCGCACTCGCGACCTTCTACAAGCCCGCTGCCTATTTCGATGTCGACTGGCGCAGGAAGCCCGGCGGCGGTCCGGTGCTCATCAACCTCATCCACGACATCGACATGATGCGGTTTCTGCTCGGCGAGATCGTCGAAGTGCAGGCGCTGACGTCGAACAAGGTGCGCGGCTTCGACGTCGAAGACACCGCCGCCGTTTTGCTGCGTTTCGAGAACGGCGCACTCGGCACGCTCACCGTGTCCGATTGCGCGGTCTCGCCGTGGAACTGGGACCTCGCCGCTGGCGAGGCGGCGCATTACCCGCGACAGAACGTCAATACACATTTTCTCTCGGGCACGGACGCATCGCTGAGCTTGCCGCTCCTCGAAATCTGGGACTATCGCGGCGGGAAGGGCTGGCACGATCCGCTGACCGTCGAGCGCACCGCGCCGCACTTCGGCGATCCGTATCACGAGCAACTGCGTCACTTTGCGGCCGTGATCGATGGCAAGGAAGCGCCGCTCTGTTCCGGCGACGACGGCGCGCGGACGCTTGCGGTGACGCTCGCTGTGCATCGGTCGGCGCTGGAAAGACATTCCGTTGCGCCGGAATATTGA
- a CDS encoding phytanoyl-CoA dioxygenase family protein gives MQRVDPASFTPELAVDALLRGPGAICVRGVFSAAQIDEARRIVMAHSDDRAETVTHFQGQAAQDAKLHLQRRVWNLLAKGEVFSQMAEEERIVAVMRRFLGEDFIMGSIAANRILPGGPGQEPHIDYPYWDYHMPGTFPVGINASFPLNAQVTIPLDPFTAETGATAFVPNTQHMLRYPNQNDGFYERAERMEAEPGDAIVFFGATWHCAMPNHSAHDRSAVLIQYLPKFVKPMEDLRAMVGDAFVKRASTTMRQLLGLHYPYPQNLEAIEAATNAEGRTNAKRY, from the coding sequence GTGCAACGAGTCGATCCCGCTTCTTTCACGCCCGAACTCGCCGTCGATGCGCTCTTGCGCGGGCCGGGCGCCATCTGCGTGCGCGGAGTCTTCAGCGCGGCGCAAATCGATGAGGCGCGCCGCATCGTCATGGCGCATTCCGACGATCGCGCCGAAACGGTCACGCATTTTCAGGGGCAGGCCGCGCAGGATGCGAAGCTGCATTTGCAGAGGCGCGTGTGGAATCTTCTTGCAAAAGGCGAAGTCTTCTCGCAGATGGCCGAAGAGGAACGCATCGTCGCCGTCATGCGCCGCTTCCTGGGCGAAGACTTCATCATGGGATCGATCGCGGCCAATCGCATTCTGCCGGGCGGGCCAGGGCAGGAGCCGCACATCGACTATCCGTATTGGGACTATCACATGCCCGGCACATTTCCCGTGGGCATCAACGCGAGCTTTCCGCTCAACGCGCAAGTGACCATTCCGCTCGACCCGTTCACGGCTGAAACCGGCGCGACAGCGTTCGTGCCGAATACGCAGCATATGCTTCGGTATCCGAATCAAAATGACGGCTTCTACGAGCGCGCAGAGCGCATGGAAGCGGAGCCGGGAGATGCCATCGTCTTCTTCGGCGCAACATGGCACTGCGCGATGCCTAACCACAGCGCGCACGACCGCAGCGCCGTGCTCATCCAATACTTGCCCAAGTTCGTGAAGCCGATGGAAGACCTGCGCGCGATGGTCGGCGACGCATTTGTCAAGCGCGCCAGCACGACAATGCGGCAATTGCTCGGGCTGCACTATCCGTATCCGCAAAATCTCGAAGCGATCGAAGCGGCGACGAACGCCGAGGGACGCACGAACGCAAAGCGTTACTGA
- a CDS encoding dihydrolipoyl dehydrogenase, with amino-acid sequence MKTIEVDVAVIGAGTAGMAAFRAAREAGANAVLIEGGEFGTTCARVGCMPSKLLLAAANGLHDGRALAPRGIEGTHALAADSARVLDYVRRERDYFVSGIIKETEAFPQDAILRGQARFEAPGQLVVGNETRVAAKRVVIATGAAPHIPDELKVFGDRLITSDDLFELRALPKRIAVFGTGPLALELGQALSRLSVEVSMFGKGGSVAALKDTPVREALAASLADEFHLDPDARMEHLSLEDGKPTLRFVSRDGEPRTEQFDLVLAATGRAPNLKPLALENAGIELNDKGVPLFDESTMQCGDSAIFIAGDCDGTRPWLHDAADEGKLAGDSAARFPNVQPVKRKVPFSIVFCEPQVAIVGASYDALDRQMTVTGEVSFETQGRSRVMRENRGLLHVYADAKTGKLRGAEGCGPAMEHLGHLLAWALQLDLTLDDMLELPFYHPVVEEGLRTALKDANSKCYAERAATPPALPSAAGC; translated from the coding sequence ATGAAAACGATCGAAGTGGACGTTGCGGTGATCGGCGCGGGCACGGCGGGCATGGCCGCCTTCCGCGCGGCACGCGAGGCCGGTGCGAACGCCGTGCTGATCGAAGGCGGCGAATTCGGCACGACGTGCGCGCGCGTCGGCTGCATGCCGTCGAAGCTGCTGCTCGCGGCGGCGAACGGCCTGCACGACGGCCGCGCACTCGCGCCGCGCGGCATCGAAGGCACGCATGCGCTCGCAGCGGATTCGGCCCGCGTGCTCGATTACGTGCGCCGTGAGCGCGACTATTTCGTGAGCGGCATCATCAAGGAAACCGAAGCATTTCCGCAAGACGCGATTCTGCGCGGACAAGCGCGCTTCGAGGCGCCGGGGCAACTCGTCGTCGGGAACGAGACGCGCGTCGCGGCAAAGCGCGTCGTCATCGCGACGGGCGCGGCGCCGCATATTCCCGACGAACTCAAGGTATTCGGCGACAGGCTCATCACGAGCGACGATCTCTTCGAGCTTCGCGCGCTGCCGAAGCGCATCGCGGTGTTCGGCACCGGGCCGCTCGCGCTCGAATTGGGTCAGGCGCTGTCGCGGCTGTCGGTCGAGGTCTCCATGTTCGGCAAGGGCGGAAGCGTCGCGGCGCTCAAGGACACGCCCGTGCGCGAGGCGCTCGCCGCCTCGCTCGCCGACGAGTTCCATCTTGATCCCGATGCCAGAATGGAACACCTTTCCCTTGAGGACGGCAAGCCCACGCTGCGCTTCGTTTCGCGCGATGGCGAACCGCGCACCGAACAGTTCGACCTCGTGCTGGCCGCGACCGGCCGCGCGCCGAATCTCAAGCCGCTCGCGCTGGAGAACGCGGGCATCGAACTGAACGACAAGGGTGTGCCGCTCTTCGACGAATCGACTATGCAGTGCGGCGACAGCGCGATTTTCATTGCGGGCGATTGCGACGGCACGCGTCCGTGGCTTCACGACGCCGCCGACGAAGGCAAGCTCGCCGGCGACAGCGCCGCGCGCTTCCCCAACGTGCAGCCGGTCAAACGCAAGGTTCCTTTCTCGATTGTGTTTTGCGAGCCGCAAGTGGCGATCGTCGGCGCATCGTATGACGCGCTCGACAGGCAGATGACCGTCACCGGAGAAGTGTCGTTCGAAACGCAGGGACGCAGCCGCGTGATGCGCGAGAACCGCGGCCTGCTTCATGTGTATGCCGATGCAAAGACCGGCAAGCTGCGCGGCGCGGAAGGCTGCGGTCCGGCGATGGAACATCTCGGCCATCTGCTCGCGTGGGCGCTGCAACTCGACCTGACGCTCGACGACATGCTCGAGCTGCCGTTCTATCACCCGGTCGTCGAAGAAGGCTTGCGCACGGCGCTGAAGGATGCCAACAGCAAATGCTACGCGGAGCGCGCCGCCACGCCGCCCGCCTTGCCAAGCGCCGCCGGCTGTTGA
- the glgA gene encoding glycogen synthase GlgA, whose translation MTVCVLHVAAEMFPLLKTGGLADVAGALPPAQSRVGTDVRVVLPGFPSVLAGLSDLQPAADLGAAFGAGEVRLERGVLKPHGVVVYVVRADSFYDRPGNPYLDAAHRPYADNDRRFALLGLCAARIATGADPAWRPHIVHAHDWHAGLAPAYLRAFERSGAPRVPSVMTVHNLAYQGVFPASHFGALHLPPDFFSVEGVEFYGQISFLKAGLFYADRITTVSPTYAREIQTEAQGAGLHGLLQTRTHDISGILNGVDYSIWSPAADDVIASRYTAAKPSAKSKCKTALQERMGLARDDDALLFGVVSRLTEQKGLDLLLSAVPDIVQRGGQLVVLGTGDPALETGLKNAAAAHPGAVAVELGFDETLSHSIIAGSDIVMVPSRFEPCGLTQLYALAYGSLPLVHRVGGLADTVVDCSLENLADETATGFVFERFERAGIVAAIRRAFALKSRRTEWKTVVKRAMSQNFGWEAAAQRYADVYDELLA comes from the coding sequence ATGACCGTATGCGTGCTGCATGTCGCAGCAGAGATGTTTCCGCTTCTCAAAACCGGCGGCCTCGCGGATGTCGCCGGCGCGCTGCCGCCCGCGCAATCGCGCGTGGGCACCGATGTGCGCGTCGTGCTGCCGGGTTTTCCTTCTGTGCTCGCCGGGCTTTCCGATCTCCAACCGGCCGCCGATCTGGGCGCGGCCTTCGGCGCGGGCGAGGTGCGGCTCGAACGCGGCGTGCTCAAGCCGCACGGCGTCGTGGTGTATGTCGTGCGCGCCGATTCCTTCTACGACCGCCCCGGCAATCCGTATCTCGATGCCGCGCATCGCCCCTACGCGGACAACGATCGCCGCTTCGCGCTGCTCGGCCTGTGCGCGGCGCGCATCGCGACGGGCGCGGACCCGGCGTGGCGGCCGCACATCGTGCACGCGCACGACTGGCACGCGGGTCTCGCGCCCGCTTATCTGCGCGCATTCGAGCGCTCGGGCGCGCCGCGCGTGCCGAGCGTGATGACGGTGCACAACCTCGCGTATCAGGGCGTGTTTCCGGCGTCGCATTTCGGCGCGCTGCATCTGCCGCCCGACTTCTTCTCGGTGGAGGGCGTCGAGTTCTACGGCCAGATCTCGTTCCTCAAGGCCGGCCTGTTCTACGCGGATCGCATCACGACCGTCAGCCCGACCTACGCGCGCGAGATTCAGACCGAAGCGCAGGGCGCGGGGCTTCACGGACTGCTGCAAACGCGCACGCACGACATCAGCGGCATTCTGAACGGCGTCGATTATTCGATCTGGAGTCCCGCCGCCGATGACGTCATCGCCTCGCGATACACCGCCGCGAAGCCGTCCGCGAAGAGCAAGTGCAAAACGGCGCTGCAGGAACGCATGGGCCTCGCCCGCGACGACGACGCCCTGCTCTTCGGCGTCGTCAGCCGGCTCACCGAGCAGAAAGGGCTCGATCTGCTGCTCTCGGCGGTGCCGGACATCGTGCAGCGCGGCGGACAGCTCGTCGTGCTCGGCACCGGCGACCCGGCGCTCGAAACCGGCCTCAAGAACGCGGCGGCGGCGCATCCGGGCGCGGTCGCGGTGGAACTCGGGTTCGACGAAACGCTGTCGCATTCGATCATCGCGGGCAGCGACATCGTCATGGTGCCGTCGCGCTTCGAGCCGTGCGGCCTCACGCAGCTCTATGCCCTCGCGTATGGCTCGCTTCCGCTCGTGCATCGCGTGGGCGGGCTCGCGGATACGGTCGTCGACTGCTCGCTCGAAAATCTCGCGGACGAAACGGCAACGGGCTTCGTCTTCGAGCGATTCGAGCGCGCGGGCATCGTCGCGGCCATCCGCCGGGCGTTCGCGCTCAAGTCGCGCCGCACGGAGTGGAAAACGGTCGTCAAGCGCGCGATGTCGCAGAACTTCGGATGGGAAGCGGCGGCGCAGCGTTACGCCGACGTCTACGACGAACTGCTCGCATAA
- a CDS encoding aldehyde dehydrogenase family protein, producing the protein MDAQSILSDLGIASLVDDGEFAVTSPITGQVIGRVKRHSAAQVDQTLAQARTAFAVWRTVPAPRRGELVRLLGNRLRQKKAALGRLVSLEAGKILQEGLGEVQEMIDICDFAVGLSRQLYGLTIASERPGHRMAETWHPMGVCTIISAFNFPVAVWSWNAALALVCGNAVVWKPSEKTPLTALAVDRILQEAIDEFGSAPPGLASIVIGEREVGAQLVADKRSDIVSATGSTEMGRAVGVEVARRFGRSILELGGNNAGIVSQAANRDLALRGILFSAVGTAGQRCTSLRRLFIHESIYDETVARLKDLYAKVPVGNPLHEGVLMGPLIDVQAFARMQDALEQAKGEGGKVFGGERVTVEGFENGYYVRPALVEMPAQTEVVLKETFAPILYVMRYADFDEAIAANNAAVHGLSSCAFTTDLSEAERFLSASGSDCGIANVNIGPSGAEIGGAFGGEKETGGGRESGSDAWKAYMRRATNTINYSSELPLAQGIDFNLG; encoded by the coding sequence GTGGACGCTCAATCGATTCTTTCCGACCTCGGCATCGCAAGCCTCGTCGACGATGGCGAATTCGCCGTCACGTCGCCGATTACGGGGCAGGTCATCGGGCGCGTGAAGCGCCACAGCGCGGCTCAGGTCGACCAAACGCTCGCGCAGGCGCGCACCGCATTCGCCGTCTGGCGCACCGTGCCCGCGCCGCGCCGTGGCGAACTCGTCCGTCTGCTCGGGAATCGGCTGCGTCAGAAGAAGGCCGCGCTCGGACGGCTCGTTTCTCTCGAAGCGGGCAAGATCCTTCAGGAAGGGCTCGGCGAAGTGCAGGAAATGATCGACATCTGCGACTTCGCAGTGGGCCTATCGCGGCAGTTATACGGGCTTACGATCGCCTCGGAGCGTCCGGGGCATCGGATGGCCGAGACGTGGCATCCGATGGGCGTCTGCACGATTATTTCCGCATTCAATTTTCCAGTCGCGGTGTGGTCGTGGAACGCGGCGCTCGCGCTCGTGTGTGGGAATGCGGTGGTGTGGAAGCCGTCGGAGAAGACGCCGCTCACCGCGCTGGCCGTCGATCGCATCCTTCAGGAAGCCATCGACGAATTCGGCTCGGCGCCGCCGGGCCTCGCCTCCATCGTGATCGGCGAACGCGAAGTCGGCGCGCAGCTCGTGGCGGACAAGCGCTCGGACATCGTCAGCGCGACCGGCAGCACGGAGATGGGCCGCGCGGTCGGCGTGGAAGTGGCGCGCCGCTTCGGGCGCTCGATTCTCGAACTGGGCGGCAACAACGCGGGCATCGTGTCCCAAGCGGCCAATCGCGATCTCGCGCTGCGCGGCATCCTGTTCTCGGCAGTTGGCACGGCGGGGCAGCGCTGTACGTCGCTACGGCGTCTGTTCATCCACGAAAGCATCTACGACGAAACCGTCGCGCGCCTCAAGGATCTGTACGCGAAGGTCCCGGTCGGCAATCCATTGCACGAAGGCGTCCTGATGGGACCGCTCATCGACGTTCAAGCGTTCGCGCGCATGCAGGACGCGCTGGAGCAGGCGAAGGGCGAGGGCGGCAAGGTGTTCGGCGGCGAGCGCGTGACTGTGGAAGGTTTCGAAAACGGCTATTACGTGCGCCCCGCGCTCGTCGAAATGCCGGCGCAAACGGAAGTCGTCTTGAAGGAAACCTTCGCGCCAATTCTCTACGTGATGCGCTACGCCGACTTCGACGAAGCCATCGCCGCGAACAACGCCGCCGTGCATGGCCTGTCGTCGTGCGCGTTTACGACCGACCTTTCCGAGGCCGAGCGATTCCTGTCGGCATCGGGAAGCGATTGCGGAATCGCGAACGTCAACATCGGACCGAGCGGCGCGGAAATCGGCGGCGCATTCGGCGGCGAAAAGGAAACGGGTGGCGGGCGTGAATCCGGTTCCGATGCCTGGAAGGCTTACATGCGGCGCGCAACCAACACGATCAACTATTCGTCGGAATTGCCGCTCGCGCAGGGCATCGACTTCAATCTCGGCTGA
- a CDS encoding helix-turn-helix domain-containing protein: MIPARIPDASEPSSVDLGRRVKQARIAHDLTLETASRLCGVSRSALSKIENGLMSPTFDVLQKIVRGLQIDLGALFGSTSVPSASGRRALTRRDQGQRHAYRGYQMELLATELAHKAMLPFRIRISAHTLDAFDDWGRHEGEEFLYVISGSVCLYSELYAPTHLNAGDSIYFDSRTGHAAISTSTEDAEVLWMATGGGEERQ, from the coding sequence ATGATTCCAGCCCGCATCCCTGACGCGTCCGAACCGTCGAGCGTCGATCTCGGCCGCCGCGTAAAACAGGCGCGCATCGCGCATGATCTGACGCTCGAAACGGCAAGCCGCCTTTGCGGCGTGTCGCGCTCCGCGTTGTCGAAGATAGAAAACGGCTTGATGTCCCCCACCTTCGACGTGCTTCAGAAAATCGTGCGCGGTTTGCAGATCGATCTGGGTGCCCTCTTCGGCAGCACGAGCGTGCCGAGCGCAAGCGGACGACGAGCGCTCACGCGCCGCGATCAGGGACAGCGGCACGCCTATCGCGGGTATCAGATGGAACTGCTCGCAACGGAACTCGCACACAAGGCGATGCTGCCGTTTCGCATCCGCATCTCCGCTCACACGCTCGATGCCTTCGACGACTGGGGCCGTCACGAAGGCGAGGAATTCCTTTATGTGATCAGCGGCAGCGTGTGCCTCTATTCCGAACTCTACGCGCCGACGCATCTCAATGCAGGCGACAGCATCTACTTCGACAGCCGCACCGGGCACGCCGCCATTTCGACGAGCACGGAAGACGCGGAAGTGCTATGGATGGCGACCGGCGGCGGCGAAGAGCGTCAGTAA